From Methanosarcina lacustris Z-7289, one genomic window encodes:
- a CDS encoding histidine kinase dimerization/phosphoacceptor domain -containing protein, translating to MRFKDVPLKPKLVVFIVVGVFLVLAVSTAVIIGTVTSQEEKLAYEKSIEMAENYANQFDARMKSNQAVARTLALTMAEYEASDREDAIDILENILEGNPSLIGVYLGYEPDAFDGRDRDYVNTSGHDATGRFVPYCNKIEGSLAVEPLVHYDSSDYYQLPKATGMDILTEPYFYEGIFMMSYDSPIFKDGEFAGIAGVDVPLKYVDEVASNIRTFDTGYAFMVSNTGIFLSHPTQKDWIGKKNLSDFDAKGIKIAAEDIQQGIGGHIEVKDPTTGKTVIMFYEPVETGDSAFVLVVPKEEMLAGVADLRDRLLIISAISILFMAALAYMIARSITKPIDEIVDDFRNIAQDAVKGKLDVRANTDVEIDFREIPSGLNEILRAVIVPIRETMRVTNALVKGELKERVTVDVQGEFRDLGNTLDKFSETLNRIIDDSNAVLTAFQNNDFKRHILVHGHGDFKLLTDGIEETRMALDLVTAQRRAAEKALLDYAMELERSNKLKEEMERVINNSPVIVFLWKYEPGWPAEFVSENIARLGYEVEDFTSNKVFYEDIVHPEDLEKMHEELARNVESGCDFYTSEYRILTKSGEVRWVDERTFIQKDERDEVRLQGIILDITEHKKAEEVLLQIEEIHKKEIHHRIKNNLQVISTLLYLESGNFNDVRVVEAFKESQHRVKSMALVHEKLYQSEDMVSVDFADYIQELSNYLFQSYLVGSGKISLRFDVDNVFLGMDTAVPLGIIINELVSNSLKHAFSEGEDGEIYIQLHRNRRDLPSYRENYKNAEDQVAKCEKSDCTGISSIQGKNKVVDGLTLIVRDDGKGFPEGLDFRNTDSLGLQLVTALVDQINGSIELDTSRGTGFIIIFQELKYKPGV from the coding sequence ATGAGGTTCAAAGACGTCCCCTTAAAACCAAAGCTGGTTGTTTTTATTGTTGTCGGAGTTTTTCTTGTACTTGCCGTATCCACGGCAGTCATCATCGGGACTGTAACCTCTCAGGAAGAAAAGCTTGCTTATGAAAAATCCATCGAAATGGCAGAAAACTATGCAAACCAGTTCGATGCTCGTATGAAGTCCAACCAGGCTGTTGCACGAACCCTTGCGCTTACAATGGCTGAGTACGAAGCTTCTGACAGGGAAGATGCAATAGACATCCTTGAAAATATCCTTGAGGGGAACCCCAGTTTAATCGGCGTCTATCTGGGTTATGAGCCTGATGCCTTTGACGGCAGGGATAGAGACTATGTTAATACTTCCGGGCACGATGCAACAGGCCGATTTGTCCCGTACTGCAACAAGATTGAAGGTTCTCTGGCGGTTGAACCCCTTGTTCATTATGATTCTTCTGACTACTACCAGCTGCCAAAAGCTACTGGCATGGACATCCTGACCGAACCCTACTTTTACGAAGGAATATTCATGATGAGTTACGACTCTCCTATATTTAAAGACGGAGAATTTGCAGGGATTGCCGGGGTGGATGTCCCGCTTAAGTATGTGGACGAAGTCGCAAGTAATATCCGGACTTTTGATACGGGATATGCTTTCATGGTTAGCAACACCGGGATTTTTCTTTCTCATCCCACACAAAAAGACTGGATTGGAAAAAAGAACCTTTCTGATTTTGATGCGAAAGGGATAAAAATTGCCGCAGAGGATATCCAGCAGGGGATAGGAGGGCACATTGAAGTTAAGGACCCGACCACAGGCAAGACCGTTATTATGTTTTACGAACCTGTTGAAACAGGGGATTCTGCGTTTGTGCTTGTAGTCCCTAAAGAAGAAATGCTTGCCGGGGTTGCTGATCTGAGAGACCGGCTTCTTATAATCTCTGCAATCTCGATTCTTTTTATGGCGGCTCTGGCTTATATGATTGCACGGTCCATCACAAAACCAATCGATGAAATTGTTGATGACTTCAGGAACATTGCGCAGGATGCGGTTAAAGGGAAGCTCGATGTAAGGGCAAATACCGATGTGGAAATTGATTTTCGGGAAATTCCAAGCGGTCTGAACGAAATTCTCAGGGCCGTGATTGTGCCTATCCGGGAAACTATGCGGGTAACCAATGCCCTTGTAAAAGGGGAGTTGAAAGAACGGGTCACTGTAGATGTACAGGGAGAGTTCAGGGATCTTGGGAATACCCTTGATAAGTTTTCCGAAACCCTCAACAGGATCATTGATGATTCAAATGCTGTTCTGACGGCTTTTCAGAACAATGATTTTAAGCGCCATATCCTTGTGCATGGGCATGGAGACTTTAAACTCCTTACGGATGGGATTGAAGAGACCCGCATGGCTCTTGATCTTGTTACAGCGCAGCGCAGGGCAGCAGAAAAAGCCCTGCTGGATTACGCAATGGAGCTGGAGCGTTCCAATAAGCTTAAAGAAGAAATGGAACGAGTCATCAACAATAGTCCGGTAATCGTCTTTTTATGGAAATATGAACCTGGTTGGCCTGCGGAATTTGTCTCGGAAAACATTGCACGGTTAGGGTATGAAGTAGAGGATTTTACCTCAAATAAGGTTTTTTACGAAGATATCGTCCACCCGGAAGACCTCGAAAAGATGCATGAAGAGCTTGCCAGAAATGTGGAGTCCGGCTGTGACTTCTATACCTCGGAATACCGGATACTGACAAAGTCCGGAGAAGTCCGCTGGGTGGATGAGAGGACTTTTATTCAGAAGGACGAGAGAGATGAGGTCCGCCTTCAAGGGATTATCCTTGATATAACCGAACATAAAAAAGCCGAAGAGGTCCTGTTACAGATCGAAGAAATCCATAAAAAGGAAATTCATCACAGGATCAAAAATAACCTGCAGGTAATCTCAACCCTGCTCTACCTCGAGTCCGGAAATTTCAATGATGTAAGAGTAGTCGAAGCTTTCAAAGAAAGCCAGCACAGAGTTAAGTCCATGGCTCTTGTCCACGAAAAACTCTACCAGTCTGAAGATATGGTAAGTGTGGACTTTGCAGATTACATTCAAGAACTTTCCAATTATCTCTTCCAGTCCTATTTAGTTGGGAGCGGAAAAATAAGTCTTAGATTCGATGTTGATAACGTTTTCCTTGGAATGGACACTGCAGTTCCCCTGGGCATTATTATCAATGAACTTGTCTCAAACTCCCTTAAACATGCCTTTTCTGAAGGAGAGGACGGAGAAATCTACATCCAGCTGCACAGGAACAGAAGAGATTTACCTTCTTATAGAGAAAATTATAAAAATGCAGAAGATCAAGTGGCTAAGTGCGAGAAAAGCGATTGTACTGGCATTAGCAGCATACAGGGGAAAAACAAAGTAGTGGATGGGCTGACCCTGATTGTCAGAGATGATGGTAAAGGGTTCCCTGAAGGCCTTGATTTCAGAAACACGGATTCTCTCGGGCTCCAGCTGGTAACTGCACTTGTAGACCAGATTAACGGGAGCATAGAACTTGACACCAGCAGAGGAACCGGGTTTATAATTATCTTTCAGGAGCTGAAGTACAAACCAGGGGTGTAA
- a CDS encoding helix-turn-helix transcriptional regulator, whose amino-acid sequence MSSSLCDTIWLSEKRKNLLLLLMEGPRDIEQIKTSLNVNSKAMMPQIKILKKQELILQKGDIYELSEIGKLVVGNMLPLLNTLEVIEENKEYWASRDTSVIPADMFMRLGELGECMVIEPDMNHLFDLPREFTENLAKSGGILSSLSYYHPLYPSLYSKLAKSEAEVELVLTESVFERLKNDSPGDLQSLFDSENTTVVVCEESLGIPTIAVTDRFMYLCLFNRQGRYDHRKVMSFDASALRWGRELFMHYRKFAREVTDV is encoded by the coding sequence ATGAGCTCCTCTTTATGTGATACCATCTGGCTTTCTGAAAAAAGAAAAAACCTCCTTCTTTTGCTTATGGAGGGACCCCGGGACATCGAGCAAATAAAGACTTCTCTTAATGTGAATTCTAAAGCGATGATGCCTCAAATAAAGATCCTGAAAAAGCAGGAGTTGATCCTCCAGAAAGGGGACATTTATGAACTTTCGGAGATTGGAAAACTGGTTGTAGGGAACATGCTACCCCTGCTCAACACACTTGAAGTCATCGAGGAAAACAAGGAATACTGGGCAAGCCGGGACACAAGCGTGATACCAGCGGATATGTTCATGCGCCTTGGTGAACTTGGGGAATGCATGGTGATCGAACCTGACATGAACCATCTCTTTGACCTCCCCAGGGAATTTACGGAAAATCTTGCAAAATCCGGGGGCATCCTGAGCTCCCTTTCCTATTATCATCCCCTATATCCGTCTTTATATTCGAAGCTTGCAAAGAGTGAGGCTGAAGTGGAACTCGTGTTAACGGAATCCGTGTTTGAGAGGCTCAAAAATGACTCTCCCGGCGACCTTCAGTCCCTTTTTGATTCCGAAAATACAACTGTAGTGGTCTGTGAAGAAAGCCTTGGTATTCCTACCATTGCTGTCACTGATCGTTTTATGTACCTCTGCCTTTTCAACAGGCAGGGAAGATACGACCATAGAAAGGTGATGAGTTTCGATGCAAGTGCACTTCGCTGGGGCAGGGAGCTTTTCATGCATTACAGAAAATTCGCCCGGGAAGTAACAGACGTTTAA